A genomic region of Alphaproteobacteria bacterium contains the following coding sequences:
- a CDS encoding 3-deoxy-7-phosphoheptulonate synthase class II, giving the protein MGGKWSPDSWRGLPVAHQPEYPDAAALAAVEKQLGRYPPLVFAGEARQLQTLLAEVAEGRAFLLQGGDCAESFAEFNADNIRDTFRVLMQMAVVMTFAAACPVVKVGRMAGQFAKPRSEPIEVRDGQTLPSYLGDCINGMDFSPEARRPDPDRLLQAYSQAAATLNLLRAFAQGGYADLHRVHRWNMGFVADTPEGERYEDLADRIAEALAFMGACGLTADEVPEVYQTDFYTSHEALLLGAEEAMTRVDSTSGDWYDTSAHLLWIGDRTRQPDGGHVEFMRGISNPIALKAGPSLGTDELLRLVDILNPANQPGRLTVISRQGADGVEKGLVPLVRAIQREGRSVVWACDPMHGNTIKSATGYKTRPFDQVLSEVERTFAVHQAEGSHAGGIHIEMTGQDVTECLGGAQEITEHGLAHRYHTHCDPRLNATQSLELAFLIADSLKQRRAGSADAAGAAAIVEAF; this is encoded by the coding sequence ATGGGCGGCAAATGGAGCCCCGATAGCTGGCGCGGCCTGCCCGTCGCGCACCAGCCCGAATATCCCGATGCGGCGGCCCTGGCCGCCGTCGAGAAGCAGCTTGGGCGCTATCCGCCGCTGGTCTTTGCCGGTGAGGCGCGGCAGTTGCAGACGCTGTTGGCCGAGGTCGCCGAAGGGCGGGCCTTTTTGCTGCAGGGCGGCGATTGTGCCGAGAGTTTCGCCGAATTCAATGCCGACAACATCCGCGACACCTTCCGCGTGCTGATGCAGATGGCGGTGGTGATGACCTTCGCCGCGGCCTGCCCGGTGGTCAAGGTGGGACGCATGGCCGGCCAGTTCGCCAAGCCCCGCTCCGAGCCCATTGAGGTCCGCGACGGCCAAACGCTGCCGAGCTACCTGGGCGACTGCATCAACGGCATGGATTTTTCCCCCGAGGCCCGCAGGCCGGACCCCGACCGCTTGCTGCAGGCCTACAGCCAGGCGGCCGCGACGCTCAATCTCCTGCGCGCTTTCGCCCAGGGCGGCTATGCCGACCTGCACCGCGTGCACCGCTGGAACATGGGCTTCGTGGCCGACACGCCAGAGGGTGAGCGCTACGAGGACCTGGCCGACCGCATCGCCGAGGCGCTGGCCTTCATGGGCGCCTGCGGCCTCACCGCCGACGAGGTGCCGGAGGTCTACCAGACCGATTTCTACACCTCCCACGAGGCGCTGCTGCTGGGCGCCGAGGAGGCCATGACACGGGTCGATTCGACCAGCGGCGACTGGTACGACACCTCGGCGCATTTGCTTTGGATCGGCGACCGTACCCGCCAGCCCGACGGCGGCCACGTCGAGTTCATGCGCGGTATCTCGAATCCCATCGCCCTCAAGGCCGGGCCCAGCCTGGGGACCGACGAGCTCCTTAGGCTGGTCGATATCCTCAACCCGGCCAACCAGCCGGGCCGCCTGACGGTGATTTCCCGCCAGGGCGCCGACGGCGTGGAAAAAGGCCTGGTGCCGCTGGTGCGGGCCATCCAGCGCGAGGGCCGCTCGGTGGTCTGGGCCTGCGACCCGATGCACGGCAACACCATCAAATCGGCCACCGGCTACAAGACCCGGCCCTTCGATCAGGTGCTGAGCGAGGTCGAGCGCACCTTCGCCGTGCACCAGGCCGAGGGCAGCCACGCCGGCGGCATCCACATCGAGATGACCGGCCAGGACGTCACCGAATGCCTGGGCGGCGCCCAGGAGATCACCGAGCACGGCCTGGCCCATCGCTATCACACGCACTGCGACCCCCGGCTCAATGCCACGCAAAGCCTCGAGCTCGCGTTTCTCATTGCCGATAGCCTGAAGCAGCGGCGCGCCGGCAGCGCTGACGCCGCCGGGGCCGCGGCTATCGTCGAGGCGTTCTGA
- the gor gene encoding glutathione-disulfide reductase, whose translation MTDFDFDLFVIGAGSGGVSASRRAAAHGARAGICEEYRVGGTCVIRGCVPKKLLTYAAHFAEDAEDAAGYGWSVAPPSFDWATLIANKDREIDRLNGIYLGMLEGAGVSLIEGRAELKDRHTLDIGGRQVRAETILIATGARPWTPEVPGIEHAISSNEAFHLETLPDLVVVVGGGYIAVEFAGIFHGLGSRVSQLYRGEQILRGFDRDVRDALAGEMLGRGIDLRLDCQVARIGHQDGHFVVTTVQDDVIETDLVMYATGRRPNVQGLGLEALGVDTGEGGAIVVDDFGRTSVDNIYAIGDVTDRMNLTPVAINQGRAFADTVYGGAPRTIDYRFVPSAVFSNPSVGSAGLTEEEARASFDVDIYKSSFRPMKATLSGRQERTMMKLIVDAKSDRVLGAHMVGPDAAEIIQGIGVALTCGATKAQFDATVGVHPSAAEEFVTMREKYVAEEAKAAE comes from the coding sequence ATGACGGATTTCGACTTCGACCTCTTCGTCATCGGCGCCGGCTCGGGCGGCGTCTCGGCCAGCCGGCGCGCCGCCGCGCATGGTGCCAGGGCCGGCATCTGTGAGGAATACCGCGTCGGCGGTACCTGCGTCATCCGCGGCTGCGTGCCCAAGAAGCTGCTGACCTACGCCGCCCACTTCGCCGAGGACGCCGAAGACGCCGCCGGCTATGGCTGGAGCGTAGCGCCGCCAAGCTTCGACTGGGCCACCCTGATCGCCAACAAGGATCGCGAGATCGACCGCCTCAACGGCATCTATCTGGGCATGCTCGAGGGCGCCGGCGTCAGCCTGATCGAAGGCCGGGCCGAGCTCAAGGACCGCCACACATTGGACATCGGCGGACGCCAGGTGAGGGCCGAGACCATCCTCATCGCCACCGGGGCCCGGCCCTGGACGCCCGAGGTGCCCGGCATCGAACACGCCATCAGCTCCAACGAAGCCTTCCATCTCGAGACCCTGCCGGACCTCGTGGTGGTGGTCGGTGGAGGCTACATCGCCGTCGAATTCGCCGGCATCTTCCACGGCCTGGGCAGCCGGGTGAGCCAGCTTTACCGCGGCGAGCAGATCCTGCGCGGCTTCGACCGCGATGTCCGCGACGCCTTGGCCGGCGAGATGCTGGGCCGTGGCATCGACCTGCGCCTCGACTGCCAAGTCGCCCGCATCGGCCATCAAGATGGCCATTTCGTTGTCACTACCGTCCAGGACGACGTCATCGAAACCGACCTCGTCATGTATGCCACCGGGCGCCGGCCCAACGTCCAGGGCCTGGGCCTCGAGGCGCTGGGTGTGGACACCGGCGAGGGCGGGGCCATCGTCGTCGATGACTTCGGCCGCACCTCGGTCGACAACATCTACGCCATCGGCGACGTCACCGATCGCATGAACCTCACCCCGGTGGCCATCAACCAGGGCCGGGCCTTTGCCGACACGGTCTATGGCGGCGCGCCGCGAACGATTGACTACCGCTTCGTGCCCTCGGCCGTCTTTTCCAACCCCAGCGTCGGCAGCGCCGGCTTGACCGAGGAAGAGGCGCGGGCAAGCTTCGACGTCGATATTTACAAATCCAGCTTCCGGCCCATGAAGGCCACGCTTTCCGGGCGCCAGGAAAGAACCATGATGAAGCTGATCGTCGACGCCAAGTCCGATCGCGTGCTGGGCGCCCACATGGTCGGCCCCGATGCCGCCGAGATCATCCAGGGCATCGGCGTGGCGTTGACTTGCGGTGCCACCAAGGCGCAGTTCGACGCCACCGTCGGCGTCCATCCCTCGGCGGCCGAGGAATTCGTCACCATGCGCGAGAAGTACGTGGCTGAGGAGGCCAAGGCCGCCGAATAG